In Ipomoea triloba cultivar NCNSP0323 chromosome 7, ASM357664v1, a single genomic region encodes these proteins:
- the LOC116024495 gene encoding membrane protein of ER body-like protein isoform X2, with amino-acid sequence MEVMQYPSNGELKEEVKGLTEALMAGKDVTLHTHSNGVNGYGGDDSMKVQKSGVEDEEKVLSGEGHKSSVYLDEDGEASNMMPSAEIGNVGELGRLVSAARGGGAMEDEVIELEFFDRAIDKLHTHSAHCPNCKKPISKVILRIKRETTTPIQTPDKKDFDLLGCLDCFKIFLPDKTVTDENRGSAEEDQQESNNASEGKCFDLRWFFGGTPKAQTSQDQPSATIPSDQGQKPNDGHLMGDSSDAINSSSHHSDGTQSAYTQQQTRAPPPEMIDEDVKHEPLHSVKPSSSTYQGGGLSSGGDVHIPIEDPNKAGTGTGTETGTSTQPQVDPPEPEERSSKSVEVVKSVVYGGLMESITSLSVVSSAAASGATTLNTVAIGVANLIGGSFVVAHNLLDLKIKSPEEEYSKVLGQRNHFLLHAIVAMLSYLIFGLAPPALYGFTFRQSDDGDLKLLSVALASFVCVLLLAIGKAYTSGANTFNQYFVTILQYATAAATASGVAYAMGHLFQKLMDELGWFTPTPNQATLLLPNINSQNPNSAFF; translated from the exons ATGGAGGTAATGCAATATCCCAGCAATGGCGAATTGAAGGAGGAGGTGAAGGGATTGACGGAGGCTCTGATGGCTGGTAAGGATGTTACCCTTCACACGCACAGTAACGGAGTTAATGGCTATGGTGGTGATGATAGTATGAAGGTGCAGAAAAGTGGAGtggaagatgaagaaaaggTGTTGAGTGGGGAAGGGCACAAAAGTAGTGTTTATCTTGACGAGGATGGAG AGGCCAGTAACATGATGCCCTCTGCGGAGATTGGAAATGTTGGTGAACTTGGCAGGCTGGTGAGCGCTGCCCGGGGTGGTGGTGCGATGGAGGATGAGGTGATTGAGCTGGAATTCTTCGATAGGGCGATAGATAAGTTGCACACACATAGCGCTCATTGCCCAAACTGCAAGAAGCCCATTTCCAAAGTTATTCTGAGGATTAAGCGTGAAACAACAACTCCAATTCAAACTCCAGACAAGAAGGATTTTGATTTGCTTGGATGTCTAGACTGCTTCAAAATTTTCCTTCCTGATAAAACAGTAACCGACGAAAACAGGGGAAGCGCTGAAGAAGACCAACAAGAATCAAACAATGCATCTGAAG GCAAATGCTTTGACCTGCGTTGGTTTTTTGGAGGAACACCAAAAGCGCAGACTTCACAGGACCAACCATCGGCGACCATACCATCTGACCAAG GGCAGAAGCCAAATGATGGGCATTTAATGGGAGATAGTAGTGATGCTATTAATTCATCATCCCATCATTCGGATGGAACACAGAGCGCTTATACTCAACAGCAAACCCGAGCTCCACCACCAGAAATGATTGACGAGGATGTGAAGCATGAGCCCCTGCATTCTGTAAAGCCTTCCAGCAGTACCTATCAGGGAGGTGGACTTTCATCGG GAGGAGATGTACATATTCCAATTGAAGACCCAAATAAAGCAGGAACTGGAACTGGAACCGAAACCGGAACCTCCAcacaaccacaagttgatccACCTGAACCTGAAGAAAGAAGTTCAAAATCAGTAGAGGTCGTGAAAAGCGTTGTGTATGGAGGTCTGATGGAATCAATCACAAGCTTAAGCGTGGTTTCCTCTGCTGCCGCATCTGGTGCCACCACAT TGAACACTGTAGCTATTGGAGTGGCAAATCTCATAGGTGGTTCTTTCGTGGTTGCACACAAT CTTCTGGACTTGAAAATCAAGAGCCCTGAAGAAGAGTACAGCAAAGTGCTAGGCCAAAGAAACCACTTCCTACTTCACGCCATTGTTGCCATGCTATCCTACCTCATCTTTGGCCTCGCCCCGCCCGCGCTATACGGGTTCACGTTTCGCCAGAGTGACGATGGAGACTTGAAGCTTTTGAGCGTGGCACTGGCTTCTTTTGTGTGCGTCCTTCTTCTTGCCATTGGAAAAGCTTACACTTCCGGAGCCAATACGTTTAACCAATACTTTGTAACCATTCTGCAATATGCTACTGCTGCGGCTACCGCTTCTGGCGTTGCTTATGCAATGGGCCATTTGTTTCAGAAGCTCATGGATGAACTTGGTTGGTTCACCCCAACCCCAAACCAAGccactcttcttcttcctaataTCAACTCGCAAAATCCAAATTCGGCTTTCTTTTGA
- the LOC116024495 gene encoding membrane protein of ER body-like protein isoform X1 has translation MEVMQYPSNGELKEEVKGLTEALMAGKDVTLHTHSNGVNGYGGDDSMKVQKSGVEDEEKVLSGEGHKSSVYLDEDGGMWRCRDCVWTYQIGNPCMDDHSEGKPFHFSNGEASNMMPSAEIGNVGELGRLVSAARGGGAMEDEVIELEFFDRAIDKLHTHSAHCPNCKKPISKVILRIKRETTTPIQTPDKKDFDLLGCLDCFKIFLPDKTVTDENRGSAEEDQQESNNASEGKCFDLRWFFGGTPKAQTSQDQPSATIPSDQGQKPNDGHLMGDSSDAINSSSHHSDGTQSAYTQQQTRAPPPEMIDEDVKHEPLHSVKPSSSTYQGGGLSSGGDVHIPIEDPNKAGTGTGTETGTSTQPQVDPPEPEERSSKSVEVVKSVVYGGLMESITSLSVVSSAAASGATTLNTVAIGVANLIGGSFVVAHNLLDLKIKSPEEEYSKVLGQRNHFLLHAIVAMLSYLIFGLAPPALYGFTFRQSDDGDLKLLSVALASFVCVLLLAIGKAYTSGANTFNQYFVTILQYATAAATASGVAYAMGHLFQKLMDELGWFTPTPNQATLLLPNINSQNPNSAFF, from the exons ATGGAGGTAATGCAATATCCCAGCAATGGCGAATTGAAGGAGGAGGTGAAGGGATTGACGGAGGCTCTGATGGCTGGTAAGGATGTTACCCTTCACACGCACAGTAACGGAGTTAATGGCTATGGTGGTGATGATAGTATGAAGGTGCAGAAAAGTGGAGtggaagatgaagaaaaggTGTTGAGTGGGGAAGGGCACAAAAGTAGTGTTTATCTTGACGAGGATGGAG GAATGTGGAGATGTCGGGATTGTGTATGGACCTACCAAATTGGGAATCCTTGCATGGATGATCATAGTGAAGGAAAACCTTTCCATTTCTCCAATGGAG AGGCCAGTAACATGATGCCCTCTGCGGAGATTGGAAATGTTGGTGAACTTGGCAGGCTGGTGAGCGCTGCCCGGGGTGGTGGTGCGATGGAGGATGAGGTGATTGAGCTGGAATTCTTCGATAGGGCGATAGATAAGTTGCACACACATAGCGCTCATTGCCCAAACTGCAAGAAGCCCATTTCCAAAGTTATTCTGAGGATTAAGCGTGAAACAACAACTCCAATTCAAACTCCAGACAAGAAGGATTTTGATTTGCTTGGATGTCTAGACTGCTTCAAAATTTTCCTTCCTGATAAAACAGTAACCGACGAAAACAGGGGAAGCGCTGAAGAAGACCAACAAGAATCAAACAATGCATCTGAAG GCAAATGCTTTGACCTGCGTTGGTTTTTTGGAGGAACACCAAAAGCGCAGACTTCACAGGACCAACCATCGGCGACCATACCATCTGACCAAG GGCAGAAGCCAAATGATGGGCATTTAATGGGAGATAGTAGTGATGCTATTAATTCATCATCCCATCATTCGGATGGAACACAGAGCGCTTATACTCAACAGCAAACCCGAGCTCCACCACCAGAAATGATTGACGAGGATGTGAAGCATGAGCCCCTGCATTCTGTAAAGCCTTCCAGCAGTACCTATCAGGGAGGTGGACTTTCATCGG GAGGAGATGTACATATTCCAATTGAAGACCCAAATAAAGCAGGAACTGGAACTGGAACCGAAACCGGAACCTCCAcacaaccacaagttgatccACCTGAACCTGAAGAAAGAAGTTCAAAATCAGTAGAGGTCGTGAAAAGCGTTGTGTATGGAGGTCTGATGGAATCAATCACAAGCTTAAGCGTGGTTTCCTCTGCTGCCGCATCTGGTGCCACCACAT TGAACACTGTAGCTATTGGAGTGGCAAATCTCATAGGTGGTTCTTTCGTGGTTGCACACAAT CTTCTGGACTTGAAAATCAAGAGCCCTGAAGAAGAGTACAGCAAAGTGCTAGGCCAAAGAAACCACTTCCTACTTCACGCCATTGTTGCCATGCTATCCTACCTCATCTTTGGCCTCGCCCCGCCCGCGCTATACGGGTTCACGTTTCGCCAGAGTGACGATGGAGACTTGAAGCTTTTGAGCGTGGCACTGGCTTCTTTTGTGTGCGTCCTTCTTCTTGCCATTGGAAAAGCTTACACTTCCGGAGCCAATACGTTTAACCAATACTTTGTAACCATTCTGCAATATGCTACTGCTGCGGCTACCGCTTCTGGCGTTGCTTATGCAATGGGCCATTTGTTTCAGAAGCTCATGGATGAACTTGGTTGGTTCACCCCAACCCCAAACCAAGccactcttcttcttcctaataTCAACTCGCAAAATCCAAATTCGGCTTTCTTTTGA